A genome region from Blautia coccoides includes the following:
- a CDS encoding uroporphyrinogen decarboxylase family protein, whose protein sequence is MLTLRENMLLVYQHKIPEYLPLLGDIQRIRSVEPGFKNVLFHGKRAGKKETDWFGQDWVYEPMVNAFNPDASHYIVADIADWRDYVEIPDVDSIDWKAKFDEDAVEIDKNRLLEIKDATGLWERAFSMVPIDELLCGLLLEPEACEDLFRTVADHKIKLHNQYIKYYHPDVICMHDDYGHGNGLFMSPDTWRELIKPHLQRVIDNITSQGVLYEHHCCGYMAPLAQEIADMGASSWNMVHVVNDVCACKQKLGHKLAFVGGVCDGQLFDMDSTTEEQMRSHVREMSDKMLPGVGTVMAVGCICHPERNQIFQDELLSYGQQYFKYRRPE, encoded by the coding sequence ATGCTTACTTTGCGTGAGAATATGCTGCTGGTCTATCAGCACAAGATACCGGAATATTTGCCTTTACTGGGTGATATCCAGAGGATCCGAAGTGTAGAACCCGGTTTTAAGAATGTACTTTTCCATGGAAAAAGGGCAGGGAAGAAAGAAACGGACTGGTTTGGTCAGGACTGGGTCTATGAACCTATGGTGAATGCGTTTAATCCGGATGCATCCCACTATATTGTTGCGGATATTGCTGACTGGCGGGATTATGTGGAGATTCCTGATGTGGATTCAATAGACTGGAAAGCAAAATTTGATGAGGATGCTGTTGAAATTGACAAAAACAGGCTTCTGGAGATCAAAGATGCTACTGGTCTGTGGGAGCGGGCCTTTTCCATGGTTCCCATTGATGAACTTCTCTGCGGACTTTTGCTGGAGCCTGAGGCCTGCGAAGATTTGTTCCGAACAGTTGCTGACCACAAAATAAAACTTCATAACCAATACATCAAATATTATCATCCCGATGTGATCTGTATGCACGATGATTACGGGCACGGAAACGGACTGTTTATGTCCCCGGATACTTGGCGGGAGCTGATAAAACCACATCTGCAGCGGGTCATTGACAATATTACTTCCCAGGGAGTTTTATATGAACATCATTGCTGCGGTTATATGGCTCCTCTTGCCCAGGAGATAGCAGATATGGGTGCCAGTTCCTGGAATATGGTCCATGTGGTCAATGACGTATGTGCCTGTAAACAGAAGCTTGGACATAAGCTGGCTTTTGTGGGCGGTGTCTGTGACGGACAGCTGTTTGATATGGATTCCACCACAGAAGAACAGATGCGTTCCCATGTAAGGGAAATGTCCGATAAAATGCTTCCGGGGGTGGGAACCGTTATGGCTGTGGGCTGTATCTGCCATCCTGAGCGGAATCAGATATTCCAGGATGAGCTGCTTTCATACGGTCAGCAGTATTTTAAATACAGACGGCCTGAATAA